The genomic stretch GGCAGCGGCTGGCAGAAGGCTGAGGCTCAGTTGAACAAAGAAGAGAAGCAGTCATCCCCTCATGAATCTCCCTACCTGCAGGAAATATCCTTGCTGCTGGCGCAAAATAAGCCTCTTCCTTTGCGGCAGATGGTGAAACAGATTGTGACAGCTGAGGACCGTTCCTACCTTTTGCAGGTGCTGGAAAAGGTCAAGTATAATAAGAAAAAGGCCGCTCGTCTCTTGCAGGTGAGCTATAAAACTTTTTTGCTAAAGTTGAAAGCCTGCGGTATTGAAAAGGTAAACATGAGAGAACGTAATGGGTTCTGATTCCTTCCATCTGCTGTTGCTGGTTGATGATCCGGTGGTTCAGGGATTGATAGAGACTATTCTTGACCAGCCGGAGTTTCTGGTTTCAACTTTCCGTAATGCCGGCGAGGCCCTGGACCAACTTCGTCAACTAAAGACCGATTTGGTTGTTATTGATATTTCTGCCCGCAAAGATGGGGTGGATATCATCGAGACCTGCCGCAGCATTAATCAGGAAATAGCCATTATTGCCCTTTCGGTTCATGATTCCATTGATGTGGTGGTAAAAGCGATGAAGTCGGGAGCGGATGATTTTATCAGTAAACCCTTTGATGCTCTGGAGCTCAAAATAAGGATACGGAAGGTCCTGGAGCGGAAAGCTTTAGCTCGCGAGGTAAGGAATAAACGGCAACAACTGAAAGAATATGATCTTTATGACCTTATCTTTGGCTGTTCCAGGATGATGGTGCCGATCCGCTCTATTATTGATCAGGTGGCTGATACGGATGTTCCGATCCTGCTTCGGGGTGAAAGTGGAACCGGAAAAGACCTGCTGGCAAAAGTTATTGCCGCCCATTCACTGCAGGCCAACGGTTCCTTTGTTAAAGTCAATTGTTCGGCAATTCCCCTTGAATTGATTGAAAGTGAGCTTTTTGGTTACGAAAAAGGCGCGTTTACCGGAGCCGGGGAGCGTAAAACCGGTAAATTTGAAGCGGCGAGTGGTGGGACAATATATCTCGATGAAGTTGGTGAAATTAATCCGATTCTCCAGTCCAAATTATTACAGGTGTTGCAGGATGGCAGCTTCTCGCCATTGGGATCTGATCGTGATGTGCAGGTTGATATGCGGGTTGTTTCAGCCACCAACCTGGATATTGAGCAGGCAGTGAACGAGGGCCGGTTCCGCCAGGATCTTTATTATCGGTTAAAGGTGGTGGAAATATTTTTACCTCCTCTGCGGCAGCGGGTGGATGATATTCCCCATATCGCCGAATATTTTCTTGAACAGTTCTCCCGGCAGTATAATCGGAAACCCATGAACTTCAGTCGGAAGCTTTTGCGACTGATGCTTAATTATCAATGGCCGGGAAATGTGCGAGAATTGGAAAACATGATTAAAAGGGTAGTTATTTTTGGTGATGAAACGCCGGCAATTTCCGAGATTTCGGCTAAAAAGCGGGTTGGCCTGAGTCATAATCTGGAGGAAATGATTGCCATTGATGATGTCCAGGAGTTGAAAGTTTTTGAGAAGGA from Pseudomonadota bacterium encodes the following:
- a CDS encoding sigma-54 dependent transcriptional regulator — its product is MGSDSFHLLLLVDDPVVQGLIETILDQPEFLVSTFRNAGEALDQLRQLKTDLVVIDISARKDGVDIIETCRSINQEIAIIALSVHDSIDVVVKAMKSGADDFISKPFDALELKIRIRKVLERKALAREVRNKRQQLKEYDLYDLIFGCSRMMVPIRSIIDQVADTDVPILLRGESGTGKDLLAKVIAAHSLQANGSFVKVNCSAIPLELIESELFGYEKGAFTGAGERKTGKFEAASGGTIYLDEVGEINPILQSKLLQVLQDGSFSPLGSDRDVQVDMRVVSATNLDIEQAVNEGRFRQDLYYRLKVVEIFLPPLRQRVDDIPHIAEYFLEQFSRQYNRKPMNFSRKLLRLMLNYQWPGNVRELENMIKRVVIFGDETPAISEISAKKRVGLSHNLEEMIAIDDVQELKVFEKEAARRAERLIIEKALAKTGWNRVKTASYLKISYKSLLTKIKECGLHPEGEVRSMIHDEDSLTDGGEGGLKR